In Sardina pilchardus chromosome 8, fSarPil1.1, whole genome shotgun sequence, a genomic segment contains:
- the LOC134089502 gene encoding myosin regulatory light chain 2, atrial isoform-like yields MASKKAAAKRGKTAQRGSSNVFSMFEQSQIQEFKEAFGCIDQDRDGVIKKQDLKETYSQLGKLNVPDEELEAMLAEGKGPINFTVFLTLFGEKLNGTDPEETILNAFKLFDPNGTGFVNKEEFKRLLMNQADKFNTEEVEQAFSVAPIDVSGNIDYKSLCYIITHGDEKEES; encoded by the exons ATG GCCAGTAAGAAAGCAGCAGCCAAGAGAGGCAAGACTGCTCAGAGAGGCTCTTCCAACGTGTTCTCCATGTTTGAGCAGTCCCAGATACAGGAGTTCAAGGAG GCCTTTGGTTGCATTGATCAGGATCGAGATGGTGTCATTAAAAAACAGGACTTGAAGGAAACCTATTCACAACTGG GGAAGCTGAATGTACCAGATGAGGAATTGGAGGCCATGTTGGCAGAGGGAAAAGGCCCTATCAACTTCACCGTGTTCCTCACTCTCTTTGGAGAGAAACTTAATG GAACGGACCCAGAGGAGACCATTCTCAATGCCTTCAAACTGTTTGACCCCAATGGGACAGGATTTGTCAACAAGGAAGA gttcaaAAGGCTTCTTATGAATCAAGCAGACAAATTCAACACAGAGGAA GTGGAACAAGCTTTTTCTGTGGCACCAATTGATGTGAGCGGCAACATTGACTACAAGTCCCTTTGTTACATCATCACGCATGGTGATGAGAAGGAGGAGTCGTAA
- the LOC134089590 gene encoding MHC class I polypeptide-related sequence B-like, with the protein MIESVCKRIQQLHKKIQASLGNHSLYYIHTVLLREDGLEITGMGLLDDQPVEIYRNQTWVPKTEWMKNNMPSQYWQRGISEKQNRTVLDIMQDSCAYKDSAAICVLQWRVGCEAEQLANDSLMLVKKVEEYHLNGEATKVINGSSQWGAAPFQPSPQAEEILTGARNISHNFSDFLLKECVDQMRKFIIYNNDREPSAPMVTVFPPKKKSRFCFLQTCMATGFYPRHIEMSFHINGVPVPDKDGVRSSGTIPNGDGTFQLRKSLKIMECHMPFDVLYECVVEHTATGTAKTQTIMKLDGTCGLVLRIRGGIVLVSLILLLLSHAVFSFCMKRKTSCSPAT; encoded by the exons ATGATTGAGTCTGTTTGCAAGCGAATCCAGCAGCTGCACAAAAAAATTCAAG CTTCTTTAGGGAACCACTCTCTGTACTACATTCACACTGTCCTCCTGCGAGAAGATGGACTAGAGATCACTGGCATGGGCCTCCTGGACGACCAACCAGTAGAGATATACAGGAACCAGACCTGGGTGCCAAAAACAGAATGGATGAAAAACAACATGCCATCTCAATACTGGCAACGAGGAATCTCGGAGAAACAAAATCGCACAGTGCTTGACATAATGCAGGATAGTTGTGCCTACAAGGACTCTG CAGCTATATGTGTCCTCCAATGGAGAGTGGGCTGTGAGGCAGAACAGCTGGCTAATGATTCGTTGATGTTGGTGAAGAAAGTGGAGGAGTACCACCTGAACGGAGAGGCAACTAAGGTCATTAACGGCAGCAGCCAGTGGGGGGCAGCACCCTTCCAACCCTCCCCTCAAGCTGAAGAGATTCTTACAGGCGCCAGAAACATCAGCCACAACTTCAGTGATTTCCTTCTGAAGGAATGTGTGGATCAGATGAGAAAGTTCATCATATACAACAACGACAGAGAACCCT CTGCTCCAATGGTGACCGTTTTCCCACCAAAGAAGAAGAGTCGGTTCTGCTTCCTCCAAACCTGCATGGCCACAGGGTTCTACCCcagacacattgagatgagcTTCCATATAAATGGGGTCCCGGTTCCAGATAAAGATGGGGTCAGGTCCTCAGGAACCATTCCTAACGGGGATGGAACCTTCCAGTTGAGGAAGAGTCTGAAGATAATGGAGTGTCATATGCCCTTCGATGTGCTCTATGAATGTGTGGTGGAACACACAGCTACAGGGACTGCAAAGACCCAAACGATCATGAAGCTGG ATGGAACATGTGGGCTTGTGTTGAGGATTAGAGGTGGGATTGTCTTGGTTTCTCTCATTCTGCTTTTGCTCTCCCATGCTGTCTTTTCCTTCTGTATGAAAAGGAAAACCAGCTGCAGTCCAGCCACTTAG